The [Clostridium] scindens ATCC 35704 nucleotide sequence TTCCGGGAATCCGCATGCTGCCGCAGCTTTGGCTTCCTGAGGATGATAAATTCCGGGAACGCCAAGCCTCAGTCTCTCTCCGTCATCAATCAGCGCCAGATGGTGATAGTTATAGTATCCATGGAGCAGGAAATTATTGTTGGAAAGCTTCCACTCGCATCTTGGAAGCCTGGCCAGTTCGTTTCTTTGAATCTTCGTACACTGGAACTGCGAGGCCGGCATCTCCCGACCATCCCGGGGCATATCTGTCTGCAATTCCCCCATCCCACCCGGCCGTGTTCCGGCTGGCTCTCCCCGGGTTCCTGCCTCTTGCTCCATATTCGGCCAAACCCTTCCTGCCCGTGATTCCTCTTGCGGCATTGCCTCTTCTGCCTGTGGCTCCTCTTGCGGCATTGCCTCTTCTGCCTGCGGCTCCGCTTGCGGCATTGCCTCTTCTGCTTGTGGCTCCTCTTGCGGCATTACCTCTTCTGCCTGTAATTCCTCCTGCACTGACTGCACCTCTTCTTCCGGCGCTTCCTCCGCCCGCAGTTCCTCTTCTTGCTCCGCCTGTGCTTCTTCTGCCTGTACCGCCTCATCGTGAAGTTCTTCTTGCTCATTGCCAGAATCTTCGCTCGCTGCCTGGCCCTGCTTAACCTCTTTAGGGGACCATACCCTCATATTGTTTACATTCACCGGCATGTCATCCCACACCACGGCATATTTATGACCGGATTCATTCTCCAGGATGACTCCGTTGATGCGCCGGAAGTTCTCCGGAACTCCGGTATCTTCTTTCGTGTAGTACAGTTGATAATTAATAGCAGGGTTCACATTGTCCACTGTGCCCTGCCAGATTCCTACACATCCGTCTCCTTCTTCGTAGAACAGATACAATTGCAGCCTTTTTTCTCCTTTCATATGCAATCCTTTGCCGTGAATATGTATCACGCAATCTTCGTCTCCCTGCTCTACTTTGACAAATCCTACGTTGCGTAGTCTCCTTCCCTGTTCATATTCGTATAAGTAACGAATAAAACGCTTCAATCTTCCACTTCCAATCCTGGTTATTTATCACAATCTATTCCCCAGGATTCCAAAATATGATAGTTATATAATTGCTTTTAACTCATGATAAAGCCTTTTTGCATAACTGTCCGTCATACCGCATATATAATCCGTCACCAGAAGGAGCCTCAGATACAGTTTTTCTACCTCAGACTTCCCTTCGGCGTGGTAATGGTATGCCTTTTTATAGTTGCTGGATATAAAAGATACCATACGCTCCCCGATAGAGTCCAGCTTGCGCGTCTCATCATCATAATAGACAATGGCTTTCATAAACTTGTCCATCAGGAAGTCAATCATAGCAGCCTCCGCCACTTCCATCCGATAGATAGTCTCAGTCAGGAACACTTCTTCAAAAGCCATGCTTCCCAGAAGATCCATTAACTTTTCCGCAAACGTCCCTTGAAACAAGTCATGCCTATACTCTCCCTCCATAATTTCGTTGTAATGACAGGTAAATCCATAAGTCGCACAGTTGATCAGGAATCCCTGAACTTTGATAATCCAGTTCTTGATGGCATACTCTTCCGGCTTTTGCATCTGCATTTCCCTGCCTCTGGCATATAGCTGCTCCAGTTTGTCAGCCGGGCGGAAACTTCCCATCTCCTCATCCGGATATCTTTCCTGCAGCGCGGTCAGTTCTTCCAGCAGTTTATGGTAACTGATGAATCCTTTGATAAATGCGTCCTCGATATCCGCCGTCTTATACGCAATATCATCCGCGGCCTCAAGAATAAATGTAAGAGGATGGCGTCTGCCATTCGTCCCCGTCTCTGCCGCTATCTCTTCAAATATCTCCTCATCGGCAAAATAGTATCCCATCTTCTTGTCCTTAATATCTCCGGACTTCTCATCGATGCCGGTAGATGGCACCGGGTATTTTACAATCGTATTTAAAAGCGCATACGTCAGATTCATTCCATTCTCATCTACAAGAAAATGAAGTTTGGTCACCAGCCTAAGCGCCTGGGCATTTCCTTCAAAATGATAGAAGTCTTCCCGCATCTGCGGGGTCAGCGCCTTGTCAATCGTCACGCCATGGAACTCCATTCTTGGCAGGTTTCTCTCAAACCATTCTCGAATAGCGCTCTCCCCAAAGTGGCCGAACGGCGGATTCCCGATATCATGAATCAGCCCCGCGCACTGAAGTATGCTGCATATATCTTCTTTCATCCTGGGCGTGAAACTCGGGTCTTTCTTATATACCAATATATTTTCCCCGATGTTCTGGCCCAATGACTTCGCAAACGAGGATACCTCCAGCGAGTGGGTCAGCCGCGTCCTGATAAAATCGCTTTTGTCCAACGGAAAGACCTGCGTCTTGTCTTGCAGCCTCCGAAATGAGGCGCTGCCTATTATACGGTGGTAATCCTTCTCGAATTCGCTCCGTAAGTCCGTATTCTTTCCATATCGATTCTTGCCGGAACTTCCCCGGCTTCTCTTTGTCGATAATA carries:
- a CDS encoding deoxyguanosinetriphosphate triphosphohydrolase encodes the protein MNWEQLLSTKRSRGSSGKNRYGKNTDLRSEFEKDYHRIIGSASFRRLQDKTQVFPLDKSDFIRTRLTHSLEVSSFAKSLGQNIGENILVYKKDPSFTPRMKEDICSILQCAGLIHDIGNPPFGHFGESAIREWFERNLPRMEFHGVTIDKALTPQMREDFYHFEGNAQALRLVTKLHFLVDENGMNLTYALLNTIVKYPVPSTGIDEKSGDIKDKKMGYYFADEEIFEEIAAETGTNGRRHPLTFILEAADDIAYKTADIEDAFIKGFISYHKLLEELTALQERYPDEEMGSFRPADKLEQLYARGREMQMQKPEEYAIKNWIIKVQGFLINCATYGFTCHYNEIMEGEYRHDLFQGTFAEKLMDLLGSMAFEEVFLTETIYRMEVAEAAMIDFLMDKFMKAIVYYDDETRKLDSIGERMVSFISSNYKKAYHYHAEGKSEVEKLYLRLLLVTDYICGMTDSYAKRLYHELKAII